The Rana temporaria chromosome 4, aRanTem1.1, whole genome shotgun sequence genome contains a region encoding:
- the GGPS1 gene encoding geranylgeranyl pyrophosphate synthase isoform X2, translating into MLHNASLLIDDIEDNSKLRRGFPVAHSIYGVPSVINSANYVYFLGLEKVLTLNHPDAVNVFTQQLLELHRGQGLDIYWRDTYTCPTETEYKSMVLQKTGGLFGLAVGLMQLFSYSKKDLKPLLNTLGLFFQIRDDYANLNSKEYSENKSFCEDLTEGKFSFPTIHAIWSRPESTQVQNILRQRTENVDIKKYCVHYLDKVGSFEYTRQTLRELEKEAYGQIELLGGNPELVSIIEQLSQTYKNPS; encoded by the coding sequence ATGCTTCACAATGCCAGTCTACTTATTGATGACATTGAAGACAACTCCAAACTTCGCAGAGGTTTTCCTGTTGCCCATAGCATTTATGGGGTTCCATCTGTTATAAATTCTGcaaattatgtatattttttaggatTGGAGAAAGTTTTAACACTTAATCATCCAGATGCTGTCAATGTTTTCACCCAGCAGTTACTTGAACTGCACCGTGGACAAGGATTAGACATATACTGGAGAGATACATATACTTGTCCTACTGAAACTGAATATAAGAGCATGGTTTTGCAGAAAACTGGAGGTTTGTTTGGACTAGCTGTAGGCCTAATGCAGCTGTTTTCATATTCTAAAAAAGATCTGAAACCTCTGCTAAACACTCTTGGACTTTTCTTTCAAATCAGAGATGATTATGCCAATTTAAATTCTAAAGAGTATAGTGAGAACAAAAGCTTCTGTGAAGACTTGACAGAAGGAAAGTTTTCATTTCCAACAATACATGCAATTTGGTCAAGGCCTGAAAGTACTCAGGTACAAAATATACTGCGGCAGAGGACAGAGAATGTAGACATCAAGAAATACTGTGTGCATTATCTAGACAAGGTTGGCTCCTTTGAATACACAAGACAAACTTTAAGAGAGTTAGAAAAGGAGGCATACGGACAAATTGAATTACTAGGAGGAAATCCTGAGTTGGTTTCAATAATTGAACAGCTGAGCCAAACGTACAAAAACCCATCATAG